The genomic region TTGGCGTACGCCGCCGCGGGGGCCGCGGTGAGGAGGATCCCGGCGGAGGCCAGGACCACGGCGCCGGTGGCGAACGTCTTCTTCAGCACTACGTGTCTCCTTCGGAGTTCGGACGGGGGGCCGTCCGGACGTGGGTGTTTCTTCGGGGGCACCCGGGGGCGCTGGTGAAGAAGTTACCCGCGGAGACGCCCAGTTCACCCCTCTTGAAATGCACTGATCACAACTAGGCCCATAGGTATCACTATGGGTGACTCCACGTCCCGGGGTCGATCGGGGCAAAGGTTCCAGACCGGCGGCGCGGTGTGCGCGCAGAGTCACGGCGCCTCGGCGTTCCAGTCGCACACCAATGCGGGTTGCGGTCGGCCGTGTGTCCGGGCCGGAACGGCGGCCCCGGCCCGGACACACGGAAAGGCGCCACCCCGTCGTCACGGGATGGCGCCGGCGCGGAGAGTTCGCGCGGCCGCACGGACGGATCAGTCGGGACGTCTCCGACTGGACACCCCCGCCCGCTCGGGCCGCACGCTCACCGCGTGCTGATGCGCACTGCGGTCCGTCGGCTACGGACCCGGAGCACTACCAGTTCTTGACGGTCGCGCCGGAGTCGGTGCAGTTCGCGCCGGCCACGCCGAGGACGGCGATCGCGTTGCCGCAGACGTTCACGGGCACGTCGAGGTCCGCGACGAGCTGGTTGCCGCCCAGGATCGAGCCGTTGCCGGACGTGAACACGTTGCTGTTCGCCATGGCGGGAGCGCCGGTGAACAGGACGCCGGCAGCGGCGGCGGTGATGGCACTGGCGGCAAGAGCCTTCTTCAGCATGAATTTCTCCTAGGACCCGTCGGCGGTGGGGCACCAACCGGTCGATAACGTTGACGAAGTGTATGACTACGAACACTCACCGTGTTCAGTCACTATTTAGCCATACTCGCTCGCCGCGCGTGGCCGGAACACGCAAGAATCTTCGACCCCTGAACTGGAAGTATCACGCCCAGTGAGCAGACATGTCGGACATGGCGACAGCAACGTCAGCCCCACCGGCCCCACAACGTGACTCAGATCACAAAACATCCTCGGGTGATTCGCTGGTTCCGGACGCGTCGGGTGCGCGATCGTGCGGACGCGCCTCGGTCGACCGGGTGGCCCACCGCTCCGTGCCCGCCTCCGGCACCCGCGCACGCCGCCCGTGCTCCACGAGCGCGTCCAGGAGTCCGCGGCCCTCGACCGCCTCTCGGAGCGCCGCGTGGGCGCGCACCGGGCCCGGCGGGGTGTCGACGTCCACCGAGACGCGCCCGGTGAGCCGCTCCAGCGGGCCCGCGGTGATCCGCAGCGTCTGGACGCGCTCCACGGGCACGATCTCGGTCACCCGGCAGAACGGTCCGCGCGTACTGACGAACAGGCGCTCGTCCACCCCCACGAGGGAGCCGCCGCGGTCGCGGTTGGGCACCAGGGGGACCAGGGCCGCGTCGCTGTCCGGGAAGAGTTCGTTCACCAGCGAGAAGGCCAGCCGCCGGGGGGCGACCGGCAGCAGGGTCGCCGACTCGCCCTGGCGCTCGCCCGCGTAGCCGGCCACGTTGGCCTCGACCCGCGCCACGCCCAGCGCCCGCCAGAGCAGGGGCTCGACCACGCGCACGGCCTGCACCCGCCCGGGCGGGACCGTCTGCATGCGGCGCTGGAACATGCCGTACCTCAGCCGCAGTCCGTCGGACGAGAGCGAGGCGTAGTAGTCGGTGTAGCGCGCCAACGGACCCCAGTAGTACCGGAGCAGCCCCAGGACCAGCGGGATCAGCGCGGCCGCCACGCCGGGTTCGACGAACACGATGCCGGCGGTGAGGAGCATCAGGAGGGCGACGAACGACAACAGGATCGGCACGCGGAAGGTCAGCGCGCCGAGCAGCAGGGGGAAGGGCAACCGGTAGAAGGGCCACTCGGGGGCCTCGGGCGTGCGTCCCGGCAGTCCGGCGGCGTGCGCGAGCACGGCGGTGCGCAGCCGCTCCGCCAGGTTCCGGCGCAGGCAGCGCAGCCGGATGGCGCTGTGGTCGCCGCCCGCGAGTTCGATGCGCAGTTCGGCCATTCCGAACACCTGCATGAGGAGCGGCCGGACCACGTCCACCGCCTGGAGGCGGCTCAGCGGGATCTCCCGGGAGCTGCGCATGGCCAGGCCGCTGTGCACGACCAGGTGGTCCTCACGCAGGCCGAAGGTGCCGTACCACCACGACGGCAGGGCGTGGGCGAGCGACCCGAAGACGACGGCCACGGTCATCATCACGACCCAGGCGAAGCCGAAGGTGGTGAGGATCGGCCCGATGAGGGCCGCGAACGCGAGGGTCACGCCGACCACCTGCGCCGGGACGATGGACCAGTGGGACCGGAACTCGCCCGTGGTGACGTCGTCCTCGGGTTTGGGCCGCCGGACCGGCGGCGGACGCCACCCGACGTTCGGCGGCAGTAGGACCGGCCCCTGGCCGAACGGCACCGGAGGACGCGGATAGGACGGCGGCGGCCCGGGTGACGGCGGCCCGGGCGGTCGCCCGGCGCCGCCGGGAGCGACCCAGGGGTGCCCGCCCGTCTGCGGAGTCCACGTGGTCGCCCCAGGCCCTGGCCTCTGCTGAGACGACGGAGGCACCTGCCCATACGGCTGCTGTGCCGCGTGCGGCTGCAGTGCGTGCTCCTCGGGCGGCCGGGGCGCCTGCGGCTGCTGGGACCCCTGGTGTGGCTGCGGCCGCTGCCCCTCAGGCGACCGGGGTTCCTGCCCCTGGGGCGCCTGGTCGGGCTCGGGGGCGCGGGGGCGGTCGGGCTCCCGCGGTTCCCGGGAGTGGTCCGCCTCCGGGCGCTCGGGCCCGGGCCGGTCGTGCGGCGGTTGGGATGAGTGCACTTACAACCCCGTCGAGAAGCTCTCGCTGCGCGACGCGAGTCGGTCGCGCAGTTCCACGGCCTCGGTCAGGCCGAGTCCGACCACCCGGGTGTCGGCGGTGCTCGCCGCGGTGCGCACCCGGACCGTCGCGATGCCCAGCGCCTGTTCCAGCAGGTCGGCCGTCACGTCCACGACCTGCATCCGGCCGTACGGGACGACCACGAGCTGGCGCACGAACACCCCGTAGGTCAGGTACAGCTCCTCCGGGGCCTCGGCGTACCCCCACGTGCGCTGGAAGAGCCCGGCCAGCACCCCGCCGGCCACGGCCACCGCCAGGGCCGCCACGATGACCACCACGGCCAGGACGGGATGCCCCCACAGGAAGAGCAGGGTGCCGCCGCCCGCGCCCGCGATCAGGCTCGGCACGCCCAGCACCAGCCGTCGGTACCAGGCCAGCGAGGGCGACACCCGCTGCCAGGGCGTGCCCGCGGGTGCGGCGAACGCCGCTTCCAGCGGTCGGTCCGGCGAGGGCGGCGAAGGAGTCGGATCACTGGTGTCCACGGAGCCAGTCAACCATCAGCCCGCAAGCACGGACATCCCTCACGCGCTCCCGCGCGGGTCGTCCGGATCGTCCTCGGGGACCCGGCACGCGTACTCCAGGTACAGGGCCGCCGCCAGCAGCACGGCCGACGCCAGCCCGGTTCCGAGCGCGGTGAAGAACACCTCGCGCGGCGACGGCAGTTCGAGCACGTCCGATACCGCGAACGCGATGCCCAGGAAGAAGCCCGCCGCCAACGACGCGAACAGCGCGCTGGCCTTGGCCAGCGCGACCAGCCGCGCCGCGCTCAACGGCTCCATCGGCTCGGTGCCCGGCACCCTGCGGATGCGGCGCCGGGTCCGACCCGCGGTGTACCCCTCGGCCAGCGCGAGCAGGAGCAGCGTCGGGATCCCCGACCACGGCAGCACCGGCAGGTACGGCAGCGCGTTCGTGAGCAGCACGCCCAGCAGGGCCCCGATCGCGATCAGCACCGCCGGGACGCGCCACCCCGTGGGCCGGAGCCTGTGCTCCTCCTCGTCCGCCATCACGCCCCCTCGGGGAGCCGGAGGGCGAGGTCGTCCCGTCGGCGCAGTTCCTGCTCCCCCGCCGTGTCGGCGGCCTCCACGGCCGCGAGGAGGTCCGCCACCGGCCCCCGGCCCGGAAGCACCGCTCCCGGGTCGGCGTCCAGCCACGGCCGCAGCACGAACGCCCGCAGGTGGGCGCGCGGATGCGGCAGGATCAGCTCCGGGTCGTCGGAGCGCTCGCCGCCGAACGCGATGACGTCCACGTCCAGCGTCCGCGGGCCCCACCGGACCTTCCGCTGCCGGGCGAAGGCCCGTTCCGCCGCCTGGGCCCGCCGGAGCAGCTCCCGCGGGCCCTCACCGGTGTCCACGACCAGGACCGCGTTGAGGTAGGGCCCCTGCTCGGGCCCGCCCACCGGCGCGGTCTCGTACACGGGCGACACCGCCACCGGGGACGGCTCCCCGGTGAGCAGCGTGTCGACCGCGCCCTGCAGCGTGGCCCGCCGGTCGCCCAGGTTCGAGCCCAGGGCGAGGACCGCGCGCGTCACCACGGCCCCGTCCCGCGCCTGACCGTGACCGACACGTCCTCAAACTCGTGCTCGATGGGCGCCGACGGCTTGTGCACCGTCAGCTCCACACCCGCGACCAGGGACTCGGCCAGGCACTCCGCGGCCAGGCGCTCCGCCAGCGTCTCGATGAGGTTCACCGGCTCGCCCGTGACGATCCGCACCAGGCGGTCGGCGAGCAGGCCGTAGTGCACGGTGTCGCCGACGTCGTCGGAGGCCGCGGCCGGCGCGGTGTCCAGATGGAGCACCGCGTCGACCACGAAGTCCTGGCCCTCACGGCGTTCGAAGTCGAAGACGCCGTGGCGGCCGCGCGCGCGGAGGCCGCGGAGCGTGATGCGGTCGCGCATCACTCCTCTTCCTCCCCGTCGTCCTCCTCCATGAGCACCGGCGAGGCGTGGTGCGACCACAGCCGCCAGCCCGCGTCCGTCGCCACGAACAGGTTGGTGGTGACCACCTGCCCGCCCGCCACGAACCCCGGGCTGCCGTCCTCCGCGGTCAGCACGTTCTCCTCGCA from Nocardiopsis aegyptia harbors:
- the folK gene encoding 2-amino-4-hydroxy-6-hydroxymethyldihydropteridine diphosphokinase, yielding MTRAVLALGSNLGDRRATLQGAVDTLLTGEPSPVAVSPVYETAPVGGPEQGPYLNAVLVVDTGEGPRELLRRAQAAERAFARQRKVRWGPRTLDVDVIAFGGERSDDPELILPHPRAHLRAFVLRPWLDADPGAVLPGRGPVADLLAAVEAADTAGEQELRRRDDLALRLPEGA
- the folB gene encoding dihydroneopterin aldolase; translation: MRDRITLRGLRARGRHGVFDFERREGQDFVVDAVLHLDTAPAAASDDVGDTVHYGLLADRLVRIVTGEPVNLIETLAERLAAECLAESLVAGVELTVHKPSAPIEHEFEDVSVTVRRGTGPW
- a CDS encoding chaplin family protein, which translates into the protein MLKKALAASAITAAAAGVLFTGAPAMANSNVFTSGNGSILGGNQLVADLDVPVNVCGNAIAVLGVAGANCTDSGATVKNW
- a CDS encoding DUF3180 domain-containing protein, which encodes MADEEEHRLRPTGWRVPAVLIAIGALLGVLLTNALPYLPVLPWSGIPTLLLLALAEGYTAGRTRRRIRRVPGTEPMEPLSAARLVALAKASALFASLAAGFFLGIAFAVSDVLELPSPREVFFTALGTGLASAVLLAAALYLEYACRVPEDDPDDPRGSA
- a CDS encoding PH domain-containing protein, with amino-acid sequence MPFGQGPVLLPPNVGWRPPPVRRPKPEDDVTTGEFRSHWSIVPAQVVGVTLAFAALIGPILTTFGFAWVVMMTVAVVFGSLAHALPSWWYGTFGLREDHLVVHSGLAMRSSREIPLSRLQAVDVVRPLLMQVFGMAELRIELAGGDHSAIRLRCLRRNLAERLRTAVLAHAAGLPGRTPEAPEWPFYRLPFPLLLGALTFRVPILLSFVALLMLLTAGIVFVEPGVAAALIPLVLGLLRYYWGPLARYTDYYASLSSDGLRLRYGMFQRRMQTVPPGRVQAVRVVEPLLWRALGVARVEANVAGYAGERQGESATLLPVAPRRLAFSLVNELFPDSDAALVPLVPNRDRGGSLVGVDERLFVSTRGPFCRVTEIVPVERVQTLRITAGPLERLTGRVSVDVDTPPGPVRAHAALREAVEGRGLLDALVEHGRRARVPEAGTERWATRSTEARPHDRAPDASGTSESPEDVL
- a CDS encoding PH domain-containing protein; protein product: MSPSLAWYRRLVLGVPSLIAGAGGGTLLFLWGHPVLAVVVIVAALAVAVAGGVLAGLFQRTWGYAEAPEELYLTYGVFVRQLVVVPYGRMQVVDVTADLLEQALGIATVRVRTAASTADTRVVGLGLTEAVELRDRLASRSESFSTGL